ACTACTTTAGGATAAATGGCTACAATTAAAATCAGATATGTAGAACACTCCAACTGTCTAAAAATTAAATCTATGACACTGTAGACAAGGAATGGTCACAGATATGACCTTGAGCATCACTTTCCATCAGGAATATTAGCAAaaccaaaagaaaggaaaactaTTATATTATGAAAACACTTTTCATTAAAATCCCAAAGACTTTGGGTACACCAATGgtcaaagttttttttaaaaaaattaacagaCATTTGTGTGCACAAATTGTAAAACTTCTTCTCTTATGTTTCACGTGAAGTAGGAAGGAAGCATGAACAATAAAGTCAAGCTGTTAATAATGTGATAACCTTTTGACCGCTGGATGGTTTAACCCTGTGGAGACCAAAAAACTTAGTTATGAGTGTGTTCTCATAGGTCCGCACATGGTAATAATACTCTGGAAGCATTCGCAGAAGAACCTGCAagagtttttttgtttttagttGATCCAAGTGTCAACAAGTGAACCGTCCAAAGGTTTTAAAGTATAACTCTATATGACAAGTCAAGCACCAAAGCCAGATAAGCTAAAAGCTCTGGATCATTGAATATATCCAACTCTTTACTGATTGCTAGAATTTGGTAAAAGATGGAACCATTGTCTCCATGCCTGCTCCCATTTCTATTTACCAAAAAACATATGATCTAAACATTATACCAACCCACATATCATAATGTAATAGAATATACTTTCAAAAGGTTCTTAATAGGATATGgtagtatatttttggataagaAAATTTGGTGTGAGGCATTGTTTCCCAGCAAATTTCTAAATCATTAAAATATATGAAACCTGCACTTCAGACTTCCGTAGAGTCTTGATCATAAATCGATCATCCTGTGATAGGAAGAAGACACTTCCACTCTTTCCAGGAGACGATAACTCCCTAAGTGCATCACTTCCACAAATGGAAACCATGTAATCTGCTGCATCGATCTTGAACATCTCCCTCAAGTTTCTACACACAAACAAGTAGGCCTGATCAGATAAGAGCACAGGTAGAGTTACTTATTAGGTGCTGATTAAGGAAAATTCTCATTTTTGTGATCCTAACTAGTAATGGAAGGTTCAGAATTTAATATTGTTTTCGGCAAGAACAAAATTACAGGATAAGACTTAAAAGAGCATCAAACTCTTCAAGCTATTGCATTTGCAAGACACACTTGACCCTATGTCTAGTTTCCTTTATCCAGGTTGTGAATCTAAGCAACTTCAGCGAAAAGAACATGAAGGCTCTACAGATTACAATATAACTTATGGTGATCATAAATATAGTCTTAGTGAATGAAAATTAAGACACCATGCAACAAACCTGAAAACCATTGGGCAGTAGTCTTTCCATTTAAAATCATCAGCATGATGTGAAGGAGTAAGCCGTGATCCATTTTTAGGGAAGCTCATCCAGAAACTTGCTCTGGGACCGTAATCAGAAGCCCGCACTTCACGCCTCAGAATTGGCGTAATCTTTCCAACTGTATACCTGAGTACAATCACATTAAAGCCTTCAGCGGTCACCATTCGGTTGGATATTttctacaagacaatgtcctgttaaaaataaataaataatactAATAATGATATGGTTACTTTACTGAGATAGAGAAGGTAGTAGATGGGATCTCGCCCTCACGCTGGAGGCTCTGAGATTaatcctctccttcttccttgaTTACAATGGATGGTGCGGCTGTGCTTATATAGCCAGCCATCTAACAGACTCAATCTAATCTAAACAACCGTATCTCTAACCAAATCCATCTAACTTATCTCCTTCCTAACAAACCAACTACTCCTATTCGTGGCACTGTTCACGAGCTACAGTGCTCGTGGGCCTAAGCCTGCGGCCGACCCACTTGCCATaacaaataataataataataattagaGCAACTGTCACACTTTCTATACCATTGAGAAAAAGGAACTCCAAAATATCAATAATAGTGATTTTTCTAAGACTTGAAGCTTGCattaatgtttaatttgcacTTACTATAATCAACTATATGCTTAACCATCATTCCTGCTCCCTGTTGTGAATTCTGTCTAAAAAATTCTATTATGAAGATCTTTACACTTCCAGAACAATGAAGAATCTACTTCTCTTTCACTATATTCAGTCACGCAACATGAACAAGATAATTGACCCTATTTTTATTATGTATCACTTGCTTTATTAAAGCGCATAACCAAAATATCTGAAGTCGTAACTACCGATCAGCTATCAAGTTGGTATTCCATATGTAAGCCTCCAATTCCGTCACTGCTAATCTTAAGTAAAAAGTACGGGTTGAAGGACCATCGGATGGAAAGACTTAGTTCCCCAGCAGTAAGTAATTACCTAACCTGTCAATTATGCTTTACAATTACTTTTCAATGACAGATAATAACTTGTGCAAGGTAGAGGCATCCATAACATTTTGTTCAGGCTGCAAAGACAAAAATTCATTACTGTTTTGGTAAATAAAGATAGACACAGCCAGTACATGCACAGTAGGTATCTGTATCTTATGCTATGACATGCCAAAACCCTGCCTATGGGTTAATCATATTCGAACATTCAACAAAATACAATGGAGAACAACAATAAGGAGTGGAAAAAAGTAAAGACATCCTAATCTCAGTTCATGGTGTCTCGTTTTATGCATTACCTGATTCCAAGCTGAAGACTGAGCATTAGATCATAGCTCCTATGTCCTTTAATTATTGTCTGCCCAGGCTTCTTGATATCCTTCACTATTTTCTTCTGGCAATGTGATGATCTTTTGAATGAATGCGAGAAGCTTGTATCCACCAAAACCTCACTGATAAGAACACCTTGCATATATTCCCTCTCCAGTATAGGGAGGTTGGAATCAGTCTTGTTTTCACAGCTTTGGGCTGCAGAACTTTCATTTGTTTCACGACCAATGAATTTTTCAATAGCCACTCCAAGACTCCACCGTCTTTCCAGAGATACATTTTTTGAGCGAGTTTCCTCAAAAGCCAAGCTTCTAATCGATGAAACACCTGCAGAGTCCTGATTTCCTCTAGCCATCACATCTGCCATGTCAAACGAGGAGTGAAGGGTACGTGAACCATGAATCTGACTTTCAACACCAGGCAGCACACCTCTCTTTCTTAAAGCATCTATGCTTAGCTCATCGGGAAGCAGAATTTCACGACATCTCGGATAGAATGTGCCTTTTCCATCCTTCACCCCCCTTGTCCAGGTTCCTACATAGTAGCCACAGTCCTTCCATGTATAGACTCCATGCCCATGCATCACACCATCTAACCAGTTGCCTTCAAATGAATCTCCATGCTTCCATGTGAAAATTCCTTTGCCTGACATGACTCCATTTTTCATGGTGCCGACATAAGTGTTCCCATTTGCCCAGGTATACATGCCATGGCCTTGTACTTGTCCCTGCGTCCATGAACCTTCAAATCTGTCTCCGTTGGGATATGTCTGTAAACCAAGGCCGTGCTTAAGATTCAACTTCCAGCCTCCCTTGTAAGTCGAGTTGTTTAGCCCGATATATGTTCCTTCACCGTAGATGTAGCCACCAGAGTAGTCACCCTCATAGGTGGCCCCTGTCGGCCATAGCATCTTTCCATGCCCATGCCTGAGGCCTCCCCTCCACTCACCCTCATAAACACAACCATCAGACCAGATATAACTACCTGAGCCATCTGGCGTGTTGCCCAATAATGTACCACGATAAATATCCCCATTGGGTAGTATAAGCTCCCCAACTCTGGAGCCAGGATTTATTTTAGAAGCATCTGAATGTTGGCAGTTGGGCAGAGCAAGCAATAATCCCTTGTGAAGATTTGAGGAAGCCTCCGTTGTCTGAGAGCTCGTCATGCGTACGGCTCAGCAGGAGCAAGAAATATACGGGAACAGGCTGCACTGCACAAGATGGAGGAGATAGATGGGTTACTCTTGCAAGTGGTGGAACAAAACAAAGTGCTCTCTGCGTATTAATGAACCTTGATGATAGCGTCAAAAGCCGAGAGCATAGTAACGACTGAtctgatccgatccgatcccccAGAGAAATGAACAAGATGATGCAGAAGGGCGGCCTCACCACAGGCGCCGGCTGCCGCGCCGCCATCTATGACTATGAGTAGCCGCCTTGGTGGTTTCTTTCTTCCGTGCCAGGACTTGCATTGGAGCATTGGAGGGGGCGCGGGTgaggcggccggcgagtcgTCGGCGGCGGAAGGGGAGGTGTTGAGGTTTGGGCTCGGACCTTTTTCTTTCCGCtgggcttgggcttgggcttACGAGGAAGCGGCATTTCTATCTAATCTAATTCTACACACGAGTATCTAAAACAAAATGTATATATTGGATTAAAAGAAaacaacaacatgtatttgaattGGAGAGTTGGTATTTtgtaagagaaaaaaaatacctcCTGCGATAATGGACGATATGACGATGATGATTGATCCAAGAAAAGGAGCCGAGGATGATAGATTGGATCGTCGGAGCACGAGCGAGCTAGCACACCACATATATAGCGCAGCCGtagcatttttttaattaaataataTAGATCACACgcctttatatatatatattttaaaataatacATGTATGTATGTGTACCACTAGCCAATATATAGAGCGAGAACAAAATTAAAGGTTGTGTGTAGTTGAAAATATAATCAGATTCTTTTATTGGCTAAAATATTTTAGCTTCAAAGATCACATACTTGTAGCTTTGAGAATGCCTTTTTATTTCCATCAAATActaaacatgcatgcatccatccatccatttgtCAAATATAATAAAGCCATGTGAATAAAGGACGTGATACAACTAAAGTTGCACTCGACAGTAAAGATCTATCGAATATCAATCACCTACCGCATAGCTACAAAGGTAGTATACAGCTAGTGGGGGAATATATGCGTATCAATATCTTCACAAAGTCATCGGCCCTTTTAGACATGAAGggtaaaaagataaaaatacCATTCCACTAGaattttatcaatttttttcCTACACCCGCTAAGAATAGAATGGACTTTTACCAATAAATAAGCTAAAAATTAGCTTTGTCCATCCAAACATGCCCACAATACATGCATCATCGAAAACCAAATCAAACTTTGTTATGTGTGCAAAGCaccaaatatataaatatactTGCAGAATTAGATGCCATGTCGGGTTGGGAAAATTGAGACATGCAATGCATGTGCTCCCTGTCAACAGGAGATGTACCTGGCCTCTCAATCAATTAATATGATGGTGTTTTGGTATCATACATTACCCATTGGTACGTATTTCCATTAATTAATTATTGTTATCTAAACCAATACGTACGTACGTTGATCACTGTatgcctgttcggctggacttggctgaaaaactgaaacggctgatttgttctgagagaaaaacactgtttggtggctgataagccggctgataagctgaagcgaacaggttgtttatggttaaaaaaaagaataggtGCTTTATCTTTGTAACAAAGCTGCTATGATATAGTATATAGTGTCAAAGCACGCATACATGCATCATCCTGCTAGTGCAAGGCAGAGGAGCTTTAATTTGTTCATTGCTTAGGTTCGAAGGTATCGGTTCGCAGGAATATATGCTGTCGGTtaattattttagcttttctttttctaatatGCAGACTTGACatattataaataaataaataaataacagaGTTAGTTACAACTAAGTAGTACTAGTAATTGGTTTGATTGTGCCGGAGCCTcggcaggttgtgcaggagcgggTGGAGGAGCATCTGTTGCAGTAGGTCCACTTGGTGGGCAGCCTGCAGCCAATTAATTGGAATTATTATTTGCATAGGGGAGAGGAGATTATAGCAAATCAAAATCACCAACCCTGCTGTGTATCTTGTGGCCATGTTCTTGGCGGCCTTGCGTGCCTTGGTGGCCGCCTCCTCGGGCAGCTGCTTGAAGACGAAGCCCTCCCCTTTGCAGAGCCCGCACAGCCCCGTCCCGCCGCAGTCCGGGCACTCCGACTGCTCtgcaaccaccaccacctcaacctcctcctcctcctgctgctgctgctctcgccGGGGAGAAGAGCGAAGCAGGATTGTGGCCGCGACCCCGACTGTCCCGGCGACGGCAAGTAGCGCCGCAGCAGCTTGGGGGTCTGGGAGAGCACAAGGCGGCGGAtgccctcgccgccgcttctctgCATGATGACCATGGACGAGGACACGAATAGCAGCGGGGGGGCCGAGGCCGCGACAGCAGGTGGAGGAAGAGGGCCGGTGGGTCGTCGGTGAGCAACAAGCAGCAGGGGAGGGCGAGGAGGCCATCATGGCTGCCGCTGTTTGCCTTGGAGCAGAGCGGATACTAAGAATCAGAGTGGCAAATGGATAAGGTGGTCGGATCACAcaacaagaagaaagaaatgcTTTATGGGCCGCAGAATAGCACGCACAATCTAGGCCGGCCCGGCCTACTTGCTACATATGGTACTGGAGCAGCAATGGGCTTTGCATATGTGGGTTGCAGGATCCGGGTTTTGAGGACGATGAATATTGCGATGCGATGGCATGGGATGGGTTGGATACGAGGCAGGCATAGTAGATTAGTTAAATTGCTGGAACTAACACAAAACATGGCCTGCCTGAAACGTGGATCGTCCACCATGTGCTTCTCCTGCTGACTGATGATCCTTAATTAATTGATTGCATTagctcggcctcggcgtccTTGATGAGCGCGTCCAGGTCCAACAAGTCGTCGGCGTTCAGCATGGCCAGGAACTCGTCCTCCACCTTGCGgatgtcctcctcctcgccctcgtcGTCGGTGGTCAGCATGTTGTCGGACGGCGGGCGCTGcctggagatggagatggtgcCCTTCTCGATGGTGATGAAGccggatgatgatgatgactcaTCGTCGTGATGATGACCTACACctactcctcctcctgctgcaggtggtggtggtccGCCGGTGGGCAGGGGCACCCGCAGGCAGCTCAGCAGCAGGTCCGCCGCCATGCAGTTGCAGCCAGAGAcagagtggcggcggcggcgctgagcgACCAGCCTGTGGTGCAGAGTCAGAGAgagcacggcgccgccgccgatcacGAAGCTGAGGACCCGGGGGGAGGGCCGCCGCAGCTGCTCCGCCAGGTTGACGTCGACCGCAGCTGCGCTTCCGTGTTGACgacggccgtcgtcgtcgaccgtGACCGCGACGCCGACGATGCTGCTGACGGGTGGTGCGCAGTCCAGGAGGAGCACCTGGTCGTGGAAGGCGGCCACGCCCCCCTCCCCGCacacagctgctgctgctgctactgcacGAGTAGCAGGTTGTTGGAACAGGCGCAGCAGGACCTGGCggccctccgcggcggcgggcaggccgGCGACGTGCTGCGCTTGCAggcacaccaccaccaccgccgccgccttgtgTCTCCCCGGCTGCTGCGTCGTCATGCGTCAATGGACTCTTGGTTCCGGCCGATGCCACGACTGACTGACTACTAATCGAGAGAGGTGGATGGCTATATGCAAATAGCTAGTAGATGCAGCGCATCCGGTCATGCATCGCCGGCCATGGATTTGGGCGGCACCAAAGATCCCGAGGAGCACGTGCGCGCGCGACGGGATTCATGGGCTCAATGATTTCTGGGCCGGGCCgcagcctgcctgcctgctctCTTGTGGGCTCTCACGGGAAGTAGTCAACGCACGCATTTGGCCAATCATTTATTTCGTTTGCGTGCTCCCGTTTATtttggaagaaaggaaaaaaaagacgaAAAATCCAGGCAAGGCAAAGCAGCCGGGGAGGGAAGGGgatccaaatccaaatccagatccgccgccgccgccgagagccgagatgatgatgatgggtcGCCGGAGCGGAGAAGGCGGCCGTAGCAGACAAGGCCTGGGCTGGGCTGCGTGCTGCCTGGGATTCCTGCTCAAGCTGCTCGCCTTCCTCCAGGccttcgccgccgtctccgccatcCTCTACGCCGCCTGGATCCTCTCCCGCTGGGCGcgtcaccaccacctccacctccaggacctcctccccggcctctGGTTTCCATCGCTCGTCATGGCGGCGGGACTCTTCTACTGCATCCTGCTCCTCGCGGGCTACCTGGCGGCCGAGATCAACACCGGATGCTGCCTCTGCTTCGTactcctctcttctcttctcgTCTCGTCTCTTAGATGCTCAGAGGGCGGTGGCTGACTCTTCCTCCTCGCAGTACACCATCCCGGCCATGGCTATGATGCTGCTCGAAGCTGCCCTCGCCGCTCATCTCACCATCAACGAGCACTGGATCCAGGTTTAGTTAACTACCACGCACGGATTCTCATTTCTACCTACTTGCTTGCTCACCACACTACATCTCCGTGTTCCGTGTATCCTCGCTCAGGACCTGCCCGATGACCGCACCGGCGAACTCCACAACTTGCTCTCCTTCATCCACAATAACCTCGACCTATGCAGATGGGTTGCTCTTGCCATCTTCGCCACGCAGGTTTTTCCTAATGCCATACTCGGAGTGCCCTTGTTTGATTATCACTCCTAATCCAGTCTATGTATCACCATTATCTACCATGTGCCATGTACAGGCACTCTCACTGTTCTTGGCCATGATTTTACGAGCCATGCTGTCTGCCCGGACCATGGACTACGACAGTGATGAAGACTTTGTGGTCATAAGGAGGCCGCTCCTCGTTGCCCAAGCTCCTCCGCCTTATCTTCCCACCACAGTTGATACCAGAGGTTTCCGTCCAGACCTCTGGAGCTCAAGAATGAGACAGAAGGTGACAACTGTCACTCATTTCAACACTCGTGCAATTTTATATCTATAGTACATACATTAGACAGGAATGAGCTAACACCAAGACGCAACGAACTGAACATTGGCTTTTCGTCTGTGTAAACAATCACACAATCTTAAGATATCAGGAAAGTGGCCAACTCATTTATATCAAGTCATACATGTAAGGCAGCTAATCTACGAACCACATCATAATCTCACATGACGTTTTGATCCTCACATGCTGGATGTAGTTATAGTTGTGGGCCTTAATTGTACTGTTACGGACAACACTGTTGATTTTCTATTGAGTTCACAGAGTTCTTTAACTGACAAGGTGTCTGATGAGGAGTTTAGGAATGATTCTTGTATTCTGCCAGTTATCTTTCTCAAGCAAAACAAGTAGCTACCTCCACTCATGCATCTATGATAGCTCACACCCAATTCATCCGCCTTGTGCTTCTTTATTTCTTCAATCCTTCTACAAAATTTCCCTTTATCCACTCTCATTATTGACTAGATGACTACCATACGagtcattagtatcatgggatatAGAATGCAACTAGATCCGGAAGTCATGCTTGTCTTTACAGTCAAATTCTCATGTGTGTCTACAGTGGCATCATTTCATTGGTTCTTCCAATTCCATGTGCGTTTTTTTTCCAAAGGCTGCAGAAAATGATTGCTCGGCATTCCTCAGCTGAAAATGGTAATCTTTAACCGGTTCTGATGGATTAACTCACACCTTTTTCCTGCCCTCCAGTATGGATTGAACACAAGTGACTACACCTACAACACAGTGGATGCAAATGCAGCACCGCCTCAGTGAGCAGAGCAGTCACGTGACAGATGAAGAAGCATGTGTCCGTTCCAAGCACCTGGTATGTACAGGCATCGTATCTTGTAACCTTTCCTGTCTGCTTGTAACCTTTTCGAATATTGGTTGATCTTCCATCGCATTGTACCGTGTCACCTTGTTGTCGATGATATGCGTGTACTGGTGGTTATGTGGCCGCCGTGTATCTGTATAGTTCTAGTCCTGCACAGCTGCTTTTGGGGGTGTTGCCATTGCTTGTACAGCATGCATTATGTGGCCGCCGTGTATCTGGATTGCAAAATCATGAAAGATGTTATCACAAGATGAAGTGAATCTGTTGTGCTCGACTCGTGTATGGGCGCTGACTGGTATCATTGTATGGGTCAGAAATAAGTAATCCTCCAAGTTTCAACATTTTCTGAATAATAAATCAACATTTGAAAATAATAGATTCAACAATTTTAAAAAAACTACAccaacattttgaaaaatactaccttcaacatttttcaaaatctACTTAGGGGTGGGATTCTTATACTCTGGAACAGCAGTCTAGTTGGCCTCACAAACATTAGTTACAGACGATTCTCGATGATGGCCACAGTCACACTAAATGACTCAGGTCATTCGTTCCTTCTCACAGCCGTCTACGGTCCAGCGCGTGACAACCTAAAGCCAGCTTTTCTAAGGGAGTTGAGGAGATGCAAGCCAGACAACGGGGAACAATGGCTCCTGCTCGGGGATTTTAATTTGATTTATAAAGCACGAGATAAAAATAATAGAAACCTCAACACTACTCGTATGAGACAATTTAGGTCAGCTTTAAATTTTTGCGGGCTAAAGGAGATACATCTACAAAATCGAAAATACACATGGAGTAACGAGAGACGACGGCCGACACTGTGCAGGCTCGACAGAGTCTTCTGTAATGAAGGATGGGACCTCGCTTTTGACCAGCATGCCCCGCAAGCACTATCTACCTCCGTTTCTGACCACTGCCCATTGTTGCTCTCCAACATGTCAGGACCGCGAACACCTCGGCCGTTCAAATTCGAAAATTTCTAGACAAAAATACCCGGCTTCGCCGAAGAGGTGAAAAAGGCGTGGCAGGGACCAACACCATATACGCAGCCAGTAAGGATCCTATACCACAAGATGGCCACGACGGCACAACACCTGAGAGCTTGGAGCCGGTCGATCATTTCAGAAAACCGACTTAAACTACATATGGCGCTGGATGTAATTAAACAACTTGACATCGCTCAGGAGAGCCGGGCTTTAACGGCGGCTGAATTTCACCTACGCAAAGGACTAAAACGCAGAGTGCTGGGCTATGCGGTTATTGAGAGAACGCGGAAGAGACAAACATCCAGAATCATTAATTTAAGAGAAGGAGATGCCAACACGAAATTCTTTCACCTAAAGGCTAATGGACGTCGTCGACGGAATTACATTGCCCGTCTCAAGGATGGTGCGGGTTGGGTTACATCACATGACGATAAAGCAAGGGTGGCCCAAGCCCACTTTTCAGCTGTCATGGGAGAACCAGGGCCTCGGAGACTAGATTTCAATTGGGCTTCCATCAACCTCCAACGATTTGACCTTTCGCACTTGGACGCACCGTTTACTGAGGATGAGGTGCTCGCAGCCATCAAGCACTCTCCCGTGGATAAAGCGCCAGGGCCTGATGGATACTCAGGCGCCTTCTTCCGAGCATGTTGGCCCATCATCAAAGGAGACATAATGGCCACTCTGCACGCTCTTCACAGCATGCGGAGCCGAAACTTCGAACTGCTCAACACAGCCAACATAGTCCTTGTCCCCAAGAAAACAGGCGCAGATAATGTGACAGATTATAGGCCGATTAGCCTAATACACAGCATTGCAAAGCTCTTCACCAAGATATTAGCCTTGCGGTTAGCCCCTGCTATGACAAACATCATCTCCAAATCACAGAGCGCCTTCATCAAAGGGCGCAGCATCCACAATAACTTTATGTATGTGCGCGGAATGGCTAGACGATTTCACCGTAACAAAGTCCCTATGCTTCTTGTGAAACTCGACATCGCCAAGGCCTTCGATTCCGTCCGTTGGGACTACTTACTATCGCTACTGGAGCACTTGGGATTCCCACCAAGGTGGAGGGAATGGATTACTGCAATATGTGCCACGTCCTCATCACAGGTCCTACTAAACGGCATTCCTGGAGCACCGTTTGCACACGCACGAGGTCTCCGGCAAGGGGACCCACTTTCCCCTCTGCTCTTCATACTTGCTATTGATCCATTACAACGCTTGCTGCAGCTGGCCACGGAGAACAAATTACTGACCAATATCGGCCGAAACCGCCACCGAATACGGACATCCTTATATGCTGATGATGCTGTCCTCTTCGTTCGGCCGGTCAAAGAGGAGATGGCCAACCTCTCAAAGCTACTGGACCTATTTGGCAAAGTGACTGGCTTGAACTCCAATATCCAAAAATCAACAGTTGTGCCAATCAACTGTGACAACCTTGACCTGGATGATATCCTGCAAGACTTCAACGCGCCAAGAGGAAGTTTCCCGATAAAGTACCTCGGCATCCCACTGACAGTACGGCGCCTACGGAATGTCGACTATCGGCCTCTAATTGACAAGGCAGCTTCCAGATTATCAAGCTGGTGGGGTCGAAACTTGACACATGCAGGGCGGCTAACACTGACAAAATCTGTGCTCTCCTCGCAGCCGATCTACCTCCTCACCGTACTCAATGCTCCCAGAGAGGTGATTGAGGAGCTCGACCGAATCCGTAAGCGCTTCTTCTGGGCTGGGGATCAGGCTCTGACTGGTGGAAAGTGTAAGGTGAATTGGCCAACGGTTGGCCGACCACTGGAACTAGGCGGATTAGGAATCCTTGATTTCCACCTCTTTGCAAGAGCACTTAGACTGCGTTGGCTATGGCAGGAGAAAGTGGACCCAAACAAAGCTTGGGTAGGGCTTCCCATCACATGCTCAGACAAGGATAAGCTGTTGTTTGCTGCTTGCACGACCATTCAACTGGGGGACGGCGCCCGCACATCCTTCTGGCACTCTGCTTGGGCACAAGGAAGACGGTCTAAGGACATTGCACCTAAGATTTTTGCTGCTTCCAGGAAAAAGAATAGGATGCTAAAAGAAGCCATACGACACCACAATTGGGTGAAGGATCTGAATGTGCTTGAGTGCTTAACAGTGGGCCACCTCCAGGAATTTTCAGAGATATGGACTCTTGCTCAAGAAGTTCACTTGCAATAAGACACAGATGATCAGGTAGCATGGAAGCTGTCACCCTCGGGCCTTTACTCGACAGCATCGGCTTACCGTGCTCAATTTATGGGATCCACATCCTGCAATCTCCGACAACTGATCTGGAAACCGTGGGCGCCGCTGAAGTGTAAATTGTTTGCATGGCTAATAATTCGCAACAGAGTATGGACGGCAGACCGACTGGCTACACGAAACTTGCCAAGAAATCAAGTCTGCCCTCTATGTAGGAGTCAGCCTGAGACAGCCCACCACATCCTCGTTGACTGTCGGTATTCTAGACGGATTTGGTCCATGGTGGCCTCCTTGATCTCCTACAATCAAGTCAACCCGAACCAGTGGGCACACACGTCAACTGTCAAGGAGTGGTGGACACACATGGGCGCCATGCCGGGAGTTCCTCGAAAAGGACTGCggtccctcctcctgctcgtctgTTGGCAGTTGTGGCTCGAAAGAAACGCTAGAACGTTCCAAAGAACCGAGCGTCATGCCCATGCTCTGCTATCGTAGATTAGGGATGAAGCCTGTACCTGGAAGAGTGCCGGCGCGAAACACATGGCAGCCTTACTGGAGGGGGTATAGCCTTATACGGTATATGTAGTATAGGCGGGCGCTTCGCTGGCGTCGAGTTTTCCTTTATCCTTGTCTTTAAAATAAACATTTAAAATAAACATGTAAATCTCTCCTATATTAATAGAAATGGCACAGTCCGtgccgttcgttcaaaaaaaaacataaatcaacattttaaaaaaaaacattcaaatCCGCATGGCTTCGGCGACCGCGCACGACAGCGGGAGGAGCCGCGCGGACGTGGCGACGGTGGCAGCGACGTCAGGGATGT
Above is a genomic segment from Setaria viridis chromosome 4, Setaria_viridis_v4.0, whole genome shotgun sequence containing:
- the LOC117853125 gene encoding phosphatidylinositol 4-phosphate 5-kinase 9, whose translation is MTSSQTTEASSNLHKGLLLALPNCQHSDASKINPGSRVGELILPNGDIYRGTLLGNTPDGSGSYIWSDGCVYEGEWRGGLRHGHGKMLWPTGATYEGDYSGGYIYGEGTYIGLNNSTYKGGWKLNLKHGLGLQTYPNGDRFEGSWTQGQVQGHGMYTWANGNTYVGTMKNGVMSGKGIFTWKHGDSFEGNWLDGVMHGHGVYTWKDCGYYVGTWTRGVKDGKGTFYPRCREILLPDELSIDALRKRGVLPGVESQIHGSRTLHSSFDMADVMARGNQDSAGVSSIRSLAFEETRSKNVSLERRWSLGVAIEKFIGRETNESSAAQSCENKTDSNLPILEREYMQGVLISEVLVDTSFSHSFKRSSHCQKKIVKDIKKPGQTIIKGHRSYDLMLSLQLGIRYTVGKITPILRREVRASDYGPRASFWMSFPKNGSRLTPSHHADDFKWKDYCPMVFRNLREMFKIDAADYMVSICGSDALRELSSPGKSGSVFFLSQDDRFMIKTLRKSEVQVLLRMLPEYYYHVRTYENTLITKFFGLHRVKPSSGQKFHFVVMGNMFCTELRIHRRFDLKGSSLGRSTDKITIDENTTLKDLDLSYSFYVEPSWRDTLLKQIETDSKFLRNHAIMDYSLLLGVHYRAPQKLRTQASFNHTIVPDRLAVLSEEGALEEDIMNCSEGLVLVQRASDQNDVVIGPHIRGARLRSSASFEEVDLLLPGTTRLQIQLGVNMPARAEQTTKEDDRESFGQVYDVVLYLGIIDILQEYNLRKKIEHTYKSIKYNSLSISVVEPNFYSERFLKFIRTIFPERS
- the LOC140222537 gene encoding uncharacterized protein, whose amino-acid sequence is MMASSPSPAACCSPTTHRPSSSTCCRGLGPPAAIRVLVHGHHAEKRRRGHPPPCALPDPQAAAALLAVAGTVGVAATILLRSSPRREQQQQEEEEVEVVVVAEQSECPDCGGTGLCGLCKGEGFVFKQLPEEAATKARKAAKNMATRYTAGLPTKWTYCNRCSSTRSCTTCRGSGTIKPITSTT
- the LOC117853126 gene encoding tetraspanin-18 produces the protein MMMMGRRSGEGGRSRQGLGWAACCLGFLLKLLAFLQAFAAVSAILYAAWILSRWARHHHLHLQDLLPGLWFPSLVMAAGLFYCILLLAGYLAAEINTGCCLCFYTIPAMAMMLLEAALAAHLTINEHWIQDLPDDRTGELHNLLSFIHNNLDLCRWVALAIFATQALSLFLAMILRAMLSARTMDYDSDEDFVVIRRPLLVAQAPPPYLPTTVDTRGFRPDLWSSRMRQKYGLNTSDYTYNTVDANAAPPQ